The genome window TaaaagcattcgaaatttatttcgaatgttgttaattcgactgacggttgccaccaccggtgttctccgtggtggAGTAGGCGTTGattttcgaaatgaaaaataatagaaGTAAGGAAATGATTATTGACGTTTTGTTTTCCAATTAAGAAAAAGGTGCGCGCGGTAGGCagtaaattaagaaaataacatTTATATCAGTAATATTATTTGAGTTTGATTTTCTAGGCACATTTTATTGTGACATTAAGAacatataaattaataaaaagtcgACATATACAACTTGAAGTCACTAAAATTACCGGATCGGATAGTgaatgccatcaaaaatgcatcCTATATGAGCTCCACAAATTAGATAGGAGCTCTATCGTCTCAAAAAGACTCAAGACGAAAACCTAGTATGATCTGCCGCAGCATCTGTTAAAAAATGGGGTAGTGGCTCCGCTACCGAGCGGGACAATCCGTTGCTTCAAGCAGCGTCTTCGAATACACTGTCTGCTGCTGCTTAATCGAGCATCAGCGTAATCTTGGCTTTTGTGGAGATCATGCCTTGCTCTACAGATAGTCTGGCGGGGACTGTGGCTAACAGCATTGACCCGATACCTAAGTCACCTCAACCGACAAATCCCCTCGCATTCTTTGCCATACACGATTCTAGTGTAATGACAAAAAACCGTGCCGCCCCGATGGTCCTAAGAAGTTCCGACGATTGTCCTATTGTCACTGAACCCGCGTCTCCGCGCAATCCCTTCAGGGCCACAACAATGCCTACCCCAGTTGAACCGCTGGCCACAGTCGGCGCCATCCCGACTTTTTCACCAAAACTGGTTGCATGACAGGATTTTAAATCCCGAACCGCAACCTTTTTCTACACGAAGATTTCTTTAACAGATTATTAGAAGTCCCAATCCTAGTGCCCGCGCCCCCCATCTTCTTTTAATCCTAAGTAGCAACTTGATCTAGTCTTCCCCTACCTTCCAGTGCGCTGCCTTCCCCAATCCAACGTTGCTCCTAATGCCTATAATCCTGCTCCCGAGTTTGATTCCCAGACCACCTTAATTCACTCCCTATCGTGCACAAGCCTGCCAGGTTTAACTTTCGTGAGACAAACTTCGAAGGTATGAGCTCAGCTCTTGCGACAATTAGCTGGACCCCTTCTCTCTCCATTAACATGTGGCTCCTgacactcaacaccttctatatcATTTTGTCAGATCTTTATCCCTGTTACGTCCCCTCCTTTCTTAAGTCCATGCGCTCTTACCCTGTCTAGTTCGCCACTGAAGTTCAGAAAAAACTCACTGCTAGGAAGATGTTTCTGCATTCTGTTAACTATGGTGACTCCATCTTTTCCAAAATTCTGAGTTCTTCGGTCAAGTGTTAATACTTAAATTcagaaaggaatatctggcCAGTGTAGAAGATGCCAGTTTCGCAGAGTACTTAACTTTCATGATGTACACCACCAATTACAAGAAAGACAGTATGGCTGAAATCCGTAATTATTGGTCGTTAAATACATAGGACGACGTCGTACTGAACTCCTGTATACATAACATTTTACGTAGTAGGACCTTTAAGCCTTTGAAAGTCCGGGGTTATGTAGTCCTTCATTCCCCACGCGGCTTCTATGCAGCCGTAAATGGGAAAAGTTAACTTAAAATTGTAGGGTTGGGGATGTAGAAAATGGGCCTTCAAGATTCGTTCTTGTCTAGGCGAAATAAACAGCCTTCCTGCTAGTACTGTTTTCTCCTCGCGATTTACACTAGTCAATTTGGATTCGTATTCTACgtaccgacttcacagacggaaaaaggaagagttagagaaccaacaggtctatgaacgcaaaaggtacagggagcaactacaCCGCagaagttctaccaacaagtcagcaggatgaagccttacacacctcgatgttcatcctgtcgagagaaagaggaagatctgatttccgacagaatgggcatattggcacgatggattgagtagttttatgaactactaaacaactagaacatcgacgagttggaggtcccgccagctgaagaagttcgtgcaatttatcggcttaaaaatcataaatggtCAAtgtctgatgattggcaacgaggcattatttgtatcatacataaaaagggagatatgacacagtgtcgcaattataaaggtatcaagttgctgagtaccatctataagatattctccgccatcttgctaggtcagatagtcccatacgccccgaacatcattggcccatgccaaataggcttcactccaggcaaaatagcaacagatcaaatattctctctgcggcaagcgatgcaaagactgctggaatatggacatcagtttcaccatcacTTTAACGCCGTCTATTATAgcgtagccaaggtaaaactgtacacggccatgagtgaattcggtatcccgacgaaattaataagactgactaggctgaagctgactaatgtgcgaggccagataaaagaaacagcatcactctcaagaccattcgacatcaaaaacggtctacggcaaggagatgccctatcatgcgtcctctttaacctgtcctcgagaaaatgatccgagctgctgaggtaaatgcaagaggtacgatcctctttaagtccatccaactactgacctaagCGATGTTGATATCGCCATatcatgggaggaacgacccgagacgtctgccttcatccagatctagcaggcggcgcgaggtctggggctgcatatcaatgaaggcaagacaaagtatatggtggcaatgtcagcaccaaaagtcaactaaccaacaacatcaaaccgcactggtcaaacgggatgaatgaagataggagactacagctttgagaccgttgataatttctcctatctagggtcaaaaatcacaaccgataacagctatgatgatgaaatccgcgcacggttgttgtcagccaacagagcctattccagcttacaaaaaactgttccgctcgaaacgtctcaccatagggtcaaaggtcttactgtataaggcaatgatcttgccggtcctcatgtattcctcggagacttgggctcctataaagaaaaattgcgaactcttggccgcgttcgagagaagaatcctccgaagaatttttggccgcctacatgaggatggacgattccatagcctacataacaacgaaatctatgagcgataccatgaccgtcaggttgtaaataaaatccggctcattaggttacggtgggtgggtcacttaatttgtatggatgagggtgatccagcggggaaagtctataagggcaatatctatggtagaaaaagcgatgacgtagatcaggacgccagacagcttttagggatatcaaattggtggaccccggcgcaaaaacggtatgtctggagttccttattatggtaggcctagaccgggtaccggttgttgcgccgttgatgatgatgatggttctgCGTATTATCCTCCTTACGAGTTGCAATAAACTACGGGAAAGTCAGTAACATCGGAAGATTATGTCTCACCTGACACAAGAACTCAAAAGTCCGTGGGGTTTTTAGGCGAAATTGCGTATTTGCATCTCTTACAAATTTATGCAACCACAAATAAAAGTAATATCTTGGACAcgatagttcactttcttcttatTGGTCTCATAACCTTAAATGGGCGTGATACACATTCATACTCATAAGGAGTCACTAGAATAACACGATATAAAACAATTGACATAATTGTATACTCCAGTGCATCAAACTCTACTTCCTTATTCCTTCCTTTTCAGATACTTGTTATCAAACATACATTTCGCGATAGCCGCAGACCACTTGCATGGATCATCTTCCTTTGGATTGGCGGAGGTACATTTCTTGAGATTGTCCTTTTCCACTTCCCATCCAGTCGCTACCAAAGCTTCGTGGCCCTTCTCGATATCGAATCCGTTTGTATCATGCCAGATCCCTGTCTTCGTTCCAATACAACGGAAGTAGCAACCAGGCTCATGGGGATATTCGCCTCTCTTGATTTCCTCTTGGCAATGTTGGGAGACTTTCTCAGATTCGAAACATTCTGCACGATTTTTAACCCACTCTTCGAGGGTTTTTGGTTTCCAATCGGCGTAAACCTGGTTAGGAGATTTAATATCCGTTAGAAGGAAAATAAGCACGTTTGATTGGTAATACCTACCAAAGCCAGAACTGCACAAAATACTAACAAAACTTTCATTTTGAACGAGAAATTGGTCACCGATTTAAACTCTAAGAATTAATGAGTGGATTTCGCAATAACCTGGGCTTTATATGGACACAAAATTGTCTTATGAAAACATGTAAGAGTTCAAGGCAGACCATGATAAGAAGTGTGATAACGATTGCATTGTCTGACCGTCATTAATCAGTAAACACCAGAAAATTGAAAGGTCGAATCATCTCCAATCTGTTGAACCTAGTACCGCCTTGGAAATTTGAAGCTTTTAAAACAATTGAATGAGCTTTGGGAGGATTTTATAAAAAGTAAATTgttgggtggtcaaagggtagtataggtcccggggcgaaacgtggattggtacccacgatggagcataaaacctgggaaatgcctgctgaaccaacaccaacagctctactaccaaaccctatctccacctccacgtggtgaccgctgggagctctttcttaacgaaaagctgcagacggagaaggatgaaggcgagtctcccgcgcctaaaaacgggacaaattgtaccaactggtcctccaggttgggggttgggtagggctgacaaccctacacggaaaacaaccgttacgaagccacaacaggagcctcggataggacggatattaaaacgacggacccggcaacgacaaaggaacaacgatttgcgcattttctcatggaacgtgcgctccctgtacagagatgaagctgataatcagctggccgataccctgtcccaatacagggctgatgtaacagcgttgcaagagatgcgatggacagggaccggtttcctggagaagagccactacaccatatattatagcggccatccagtaaaccatgtgctcggagtaggtttcttagtcagccaaaaaatgaaacctgctgttatcggttttgaaagtataagcgaacggctatgcactctgcgcttgcgaggcaagtttagaaatataagcctcataaacgttcacgcccctacagaggagactgcagagtcggagaaggataccttctacgaggcagtagaaagagccctcgaagcctgtcccagatatgatatcaaaatcatacttggggatttcaacagccaagtagggaaggagcccgtattcaggcgatacgttggctcccatagcttacacgaaaaaacaaatgataacggactgcggactattcaattagcagggtcacacgaaatggttgttggaagtacctggtttgcgcggaaagcggtccacaaacatacgtgggcctctccagacgggaccactttcaaccaaattgaccacgtgttgatcgaacgccgccacctctcagccttgatgaatgtcagaacatataggggggccaatatagactcggatcactatctcgttggcatggtgctccgagctcgaataacaataccacctagaatcccctctgataatcaggtgagagtgaacactgaagccatccacaacacaaccctccgcgacacctataagagggaaatggatgccgcaataaccgcagtcaatagaggacctggagatgaagcatcaactaatgatcttcacaaccacctgaagaacgttatcatggatacggccacaaatatacttggccccagccgcaaaaggagtcggaacggctggtttgacgatgaatgtaagctagcaacggaacggaagaatgccgcataccgagtaatgttgcattctcaaagaacgcgggcacgcgcagagacttatcatgaactccgtcgagcggagaagcgacttcacagacggaaaaaggaagcctgggagaaccaacaagtctgtgaactagaaaagtacagggagcaaccgcaccaggcgcggaagttttaccaacaagtcagcaggatgaagccttatacacctcgatgctcatcctgccgagacaaagagggaaatctgatttccgacagaatgggcatattagagcgatgggttgagtactttgatgagctactgaacaaccagaacatcggcgagttggaggtcccgccaactgaagacgacggacaaatactgccaccaccaagtttaggagaaacagtccgtgcaattcatcggctaaaaaatcataagtcgccaggagccgatggaattacagccgaattggttaaatatggaggcgaccagttacaccaagtggttcatcaacttgtgctcaaggtatgggacagcgaatcaatgcctgacgattggcagcgaggcataatctgtctcatacataaaaagggagatatcacacagtgcagcaattatagaggtatcacgttgctgagtaccatctataagatattctccactatcttgctaggccggatagccccatacgcccagaacatcattggcccataccaaagaggcttcgctccaggcaaatcagcaacagatcagattttctctctgcggcaggcgatggaaaaactgttggaatatggacaacagttgcaccatctgttcatcgactttaaagccgcctatgatagcatagccagggtaaaactgtacacggccatgagagaattcggtatcccgacgaaattaataagactgactaggctgaccctgaccaatgtgcgaggccagataaaagcagcaggatcactctcaagaccattcgacatcaataacggtctacgacaaggggatgcgctatcatgcgtcctctttaacctggccctcgagaaggtgatccgtgatgctgaggtgaatgcaagaggtacgatcctcttcaagtccacccaactactggcctatgctgacgatatcgacatcatgggaagaaccgcccgagacgttcaaactgccttcatccagatcgagcaggcggcgcgagatcttgggctgcacatcaatgaaggcaagacaaaatatatggtggcaacgtcagcaccgaagacgaatcaaccaacaacatcaaaccgcactggtcaaacacaagcacgaacaagaataaggataggggaatacaactttgagaccgttgacaatttctcctatctagggtcgaaaatcacaaccgataacaactacgatgaggaaatccgcgcacggttgttgtcagccaacagagcctacttcagcttacaaagactgttccgctcgaaacgtctcaccatagggtcaaagctcttactgtacaagactatgatcttgccagtcctcatgtattcctcggaaacttgggttcttagcaagaaaaattgcgaactcttggccgcgttcgagagaagaatcctccgaagaatttttggccccctacatgaggatggacgattccgtagcctacacaatgacgaaatctatgagcgataccatgaccgtacggttgtggataaaatccggctcaataggttacggtgggcgggtcacttaatccgtatggatgaagatgatcccacccggaaagtctataagggcaatatctatggtaggaaaagaagacgaggcagaccctgcctaagatggagcgatggcgtgggccaggacgccagacagcttttagggatatcgaattggtggacctcggcgcaaaaccgggatgtctggagttccttattaaggcaggcctagaccggataccggttgttgcgccgttgatgatgatgaaattgttGGGATCATTTAACTGAAATCCGGTAAAATTCCAGAAATATCTGAATTTACATTATCAAGGTTTTGATGTTTAAAGCTATTGTTCCTGGAGTAGCTGGACTGCTTTAAGTAGTGACTTTTCAAACACATCAAAAACAGCAATCTAGACCGAGCTGATTAAATGGGCCAGGAATCAAAGCCTTCATTTGTAGAAAGTCCGCTATTAAAATTGCTTATCTCATAAAGGCATGCTGTCCTGTGAGTATTAAGGTTCAGATTTTCAGGATGATACATACTTAGGACAGATCGGTATGACATGGTCCAATATTTCGATGACATAAAGAATTACTTTCATGTGAAGGATTGTGCAGGATGGCACGCCTACTGTCAACATTTCAATTGAGTGTGTTTGTGGGGTGGGGGAGAAGCATAGCCAATCAGCATTCCCCGTTTAACGAAACATCACAAATAAGTTAATGTATCTGgattcagcttcctcattataggagggACACGTACCATTCTGCACAATTCATAATCTGACCATATGTCCAACTtgtgaatgcccacaatacctttgcaagtcttcctacttttcgacaggataaactttgcaatatgCTTATTTGGCTCTGACAgtgaaagtttggtgtgtctggcAGCATGTAGGGTTTTTAACTAACGCGATCGATACTTCAATTTCTAGCTCCGGCCGGAGATTAAACCCTCTTTTGTTaaggcgtccgagatttcatttccctcaataccacagtgaccaggtacccagaatagTTCCTCTGTATTGAATCGAGAGATTGAGTTCAAACTGTTTCTCCATTCGTGAAAGATTTCCCAGATAACCAAAGGACAATTCAACGCCTTCACTGCAGCCCGGCTATCACTGCAACCGCTCATCCACCACCCAGTTTACCGCCGTTAGGATCGTATCTACTTCGGCCTTAAAGACAGTTGAATATTGTATCAAAGCAAAATCCCACTCCGGAGCTCGTTTTCTTTTTGAGCAATTGGTGTATAATACGTCCGTATATCCCGCGATGCATTCCACTGTGATCTACCAATCCTCTCTACGTTTTAAAGAAATCGGAAACCATttcaagaactggattcagttctcccaataaccattccaatgctctgtgcccctacGGTCCCCATTGATCTTTTGGCTGTGAACTGTTCTCATTTTAGCGCTTTGAATAATTATATCGAGGGGTTGCAaactgagtaatgcattcagaccTGCACCGATGTCATGCTCATGGcgccggtaatacccagacacatagtTTTTGTAGcacagctagtttacggtgaaaacttttcCATCCGATCATCTGAGCGTATatcggcaaattttgcagtttgcacAGTAGCGAGTCGATTAACATACTCCATAGAAGCGGCGGTGCATACTTTTTGGGGGCAACACTTCAATGCTTCTGATGTTAGGTAGCGATCCAAACCCACATCAGCACCCTTCTTCCCTGTTCTTCCGGATGGTGTAGTTTTAAGAGATTCAGTAGGGATTCCATCTTCTGGTTTTCTTAGagggtccaacttggccgactcatccctctGCACACCAATGAcgggcctcttatattcacgctgtgagttccgcaaGTATAACCAGtcatcattcttattgcttttccaAGCGTCCCAGGAGTCGTCTCGTTGATTTACAGCGCTTTGCAGTTTTTGGTTCCAAAAAGGGACCGCTTTACCGCTTTTGCCTCGAAAACAGGCAGTCATAAAGccagttgaagtgatgaaatcaaatagcttctctcctttcGGATTGCATTTACAtcttccccaacaaatatgttgagggttcgcatcacaaccttaTAAGAGTTTAAAGCCGCTAGATTCTGCATATTCCAGCAgctccttagttcttgcgtcggtggagggcaCAAAGTATCATAaggtaaataagcagaggcaactaataTGTTTTTCCTCCCGCCAgaaatctggtattgtaaggcGACAGTAACTAGATCCTGAAAATAGAACTGATTCAACATAGTTGCCTTTAAtcttcttgacatcaggacacaaatTCTCGTTCTTGTGGATCTTTCATTGTATAAGATCACAGCCCCCCTGCGTGATCCGGTGTCtcagattctattaaatagaATTCACGGCTCTTGGGCCAAGAAAATATATGGGTACTCCTGCATCTTTGTCAGCCTTGTTACCGCCAGATAGAAATAGGCTTTCGCATGCTCCCGGTTAATTTGATCAAGCTTTATGATCTCCGGCATACGCTTAGTCTCATATGCAATAGAAAACAGTTAAAACGTATACGACGGTCGGCGTACAACCAGGTTTACTTCACGGTCGTACCGTCAGAAACTCAATTCCTTCATGTTTGGTTTCTTTGGGAATTTTGGAATCAAATGAGTTTCGCTCACGGCCCTGGCCGTAAAAGGTTCAGGACAAGTCACTAGCAAGTAGGATTTATTCAGTAATCCCTTCGCCAGTGCGATCTCCCTTCAGACTCTATTAGTCCAGTTGGAAtatcaaattgaaatatttcacgTTTGTAAATTGGCCCCGCTTGGTATTGATAAACTGGAGGAGGCCATTGTGAAAGCCTTGATTGTCAAATATTGGCTTGGTTCAAAGATCCAGTATTTTTTCCCACCGGCACTCTCGGAGGATGCCAAATTGACTCTCCTTGTTGCCGTTCCTGGAGAAAACAATCACAACATCGGCCAGGCAAGCTGCGACTCCATCTTGCACATATGTGCCCTTCTTTATCCACTTTATGTTCAGCTTAGTCGAGAGAGAGCAGGCTGGGTTTCGCTATTTATCCTCCTAAACTGAACGCATCAACATCCTTCCGATCAGTACGGAAAGTTGTTCGGGTTACAGATCTCTACTTCCATCACTTTTAATTAATGTCGATAAGGCTTTCGACGGCGTGAATAGGGAGTCAATATGAAACTCTTTATACGCGCCGAGATAAAATCTAAAAAGCATTTGAATTCCTCCGAGCCCGCCGACGTTACAGTTGGTCACCAATACGTTCCTTatcgttatcggtgacgttcttcatgctgccttgtataGGACTTTAATGGACCGTAACATCGGGTAGTTGAGGGTTCAACTGAGCTGATTGCATCTATTGTGGATTTACAAAAGGAGGCAAGAAAAGTACCACTGAAATCAAACACCAATATGACCAAGGTTCTTAATTTAATGGGTCacagcactcttccaatctacATTCACAAACACACCATCAAGGGTTGTTCTGCTCCAATGCTCCTCATGTGGTATTATATGGCAGCAAATAAAAATGACCTCTTTGACAATGATCTTTGTCATGCCATCGATGTAGTCTGATCCGGCACAATTTTGAATGAACAGCCACTTCGGCAAACAGATCAGCTACAATGAAGCGCATTTCTCCGATTCAGGAGGGATGGCGTGTAAGCGTGACCGTCAAAAGTATTTTTAACTTGATTAATTGGGGTTTCATTAACCTACTTTGGTATTATCGAAAAAATATATCCTCACGACAGAACCACTAACGTGAAATACTAGGTAGGATTTCCGGAACTGGAGAAAACAACGGTAGCTGATTTCACAGATTACCTGGCTGCAGTCATAGTCATAAAGGGTGTTAAGAACATGGAGTTATGCTAAAGGCAGTTCAGTTTAGTTAAGTGGGGAAGCTACAGCTCCAAGCATTCAGGCCTTTATTATGCCcgaaaatcgcctattcaatgattTCCCGCCTGTGGCagagagtgcgcagattcttcgATGGATGGATGGCCCTTTAAAAGCCCTACTTCTTAAAGGATAACAAAAGTGCCGTTGTAACTGCCCAGGGTTCTTTTACAAAGATTTTTGTGtgacaagagttcaaatttgacTGCGtagatccttgcaa of Hermetia illucens chromosome 4, iHerIll2.2.curated.20191125, whole genome shotgun sequence contains these proteins:
- the LOC119655972 gene encoding general odorant-binding protein 99a-like isoform X2 produces the protein MKVLVVFCAVLALVYADWKPKTLEEWVKNRAECFESEKVSQHCQEEIKRGEYPHEPGCYFRCIGTKTGIWHDTNGFDIEKGHEALVATGWEVEKDNLKKCTSANPKEDDPCKWSAAIAKCMFDNKYLKRKE
- the LOC119655972 gene encoding general odorant-binding protein 99a-like isoform X1; protein product: MKVLLVFCAVLALVYADWKPKTLEEWVKNRAECFESEKVSQHCQEEIKRGEYPHEPGCYFRCIGTKTGIWHDTNGFDIEKGHEALVATGWEVEKDNLKKCTSANPKEDDPCKWSAAIAKCMFDNKYLKRKE